Genomic DNA from Cetobacterium somerae ATCC BAA-474:
TATTTTAAAGTACTTTCACTTGCTCCAAAAGCTTTTAAAATAGGATCTCTATATATTGTTCCTAGAACTGTAATTATTACTCCTAAAATTATTGAAAGTGTAATAATGTTTCCCATTATTTTTTCAGCACTATCTCTTTTTTGTTCTCCCAGTTTTATAGAAATGTTTGCAGTAGCTCCTATTCCTATTAACATTGAAAAAGCTAATACAATTGTTACTATTGGCATTGTTATTCCAACTCCAGTAATAGCCAAAGCTCCAATCTCATCCATATTTCCTATAAAAATTCTATCAACCACATTATATAGGGCACTTACAAGCATACTAATTATTGCAGGAATAGAATATTTTATAAGTAATTTTTTAATGTCTCCATTATGTAGAGTTAATTCCTGTTGTTTCACGTGTTCCTCCTTAATTTTTTCTCATCCTTTCATCATAACATTTTTTTTAAAAATATGATATAATTTATTTATTTTTTAGGAGGATTTTTAATGGAAATATTTAAAAATAGTTGTTCTCTTGATTGTTTTGATGTATGTAAAATTGATGTATATAAAGAAAATGGAAAAGTGGTTAAGCTTCAGGGAAATAAGGAGCATAATTTAACAGATGGTTTTTTATGTTCTAAGGGTCTTAAACATTTAAACCGTCTTTATGATGAAAATAGAATTTTAAAACCACTTTTAAAAGTAGGAGAGGGATTTAAAGAGATCTCTTTTGAAGAAGCTTTAGATATTTTAAAAAATAGATTGAGTGAAATAAAAAATAGTAACTCTACAAACTCTATTATCCACTATAGTGAATCTGGAGCTGGAGGACTTTTAAAAGGAATACATGATATATTTTTTAATTTTTTAGGAGGAATTTCAACAGCTAGCGGAGGAACTTGTTGGTCTGCAGGATGTGCTGCTCATGATTACGATTTTGGAGGAAGAAAGACAAGTGATTTAGATGATATGAAAAATGCTAAAGTTATAATTCTTTGGTCTAGAAATCCAGCGATAACATCAGTTCATCTGTATAAAAAATTAATTGAAATGAAAAAATTAGGAGTTAAAATTATAACAATTGATTTTAGAACAAATGAAACTTCCGTAATAAGTGATTTACATATTAATGTTAAAAGTGGAAGTGATGGAGCTTTAGCTCTAGCACTTTGTAAAATGGCTTTTGAACACAACCTAGTTGATTATAATTTTTCTAAAAATAATATAGTTGGTTTTGAAACCTTTAAAGAGTATCTTGATACTATAACTTTAGATGAACTTCTGTTAGATTGTGGCATCACTAAAGATACAATAACAAAACTTTTAGATTATATATCTCTTGGAAACATTATGACTTTTATTGGATATGGATTACAAAGATATGTTAATGGTGGAAATAGTGTAAGAGCTATTGACGCTTTAATGAGCATAACAGGAAATGTTGGAAAAAGTGGAACTGGTGTTTTCTATTCTAGTAAGATTTATCCTCAAGTGTTAGATAGAGATCCTTATAAAAGTTCAAACTTTGCTAAAAACTCTCGCGAGTTTCCAATTACAAAATTTAGTGAGTTTGTTGCAGAAAATGAAATTAAAGCTATTTTTATAAGTAAAGCTAATCCTTTAAATCAACTTCCAAATTTAAATAAAACTTTAGAGGCTTACAAGTCTATACCTTTAAAAGTGTGTTTTGATATGTTTTTAACTGATACTGCAAAAAACAGTGATCTTATAATTCCTGTTACAAACACACTTGAAAGTGAAGATATTATATACTCATCTATGCTTATGCCATCTTTAATGTATAATGAAAAGGTTGTTGAACCCTTAGATTATAGAATGGAGGAGTTTGAGTTTTTTAAGGAGTTAGCAAAAATTTTAGATTTAAAAAATTATCCACAAGTTTCTAAAACAGAGTATTTAAATAAAGTTTTAGCACCTTTAAACATAAATGTTGAGGATTTAAAAAAACAAGATTTAAATATAGAAAAAGGATATATTGCTTGGGAAGATAAAAAGTTTAAAACACCATCAGAAAAAATTGAAATTTATAGTGAAACAGCTTTAGCAGATGGATTTGAACCAATGCCTATTTTTATGAAAGCAACAAAAGGAAGTGATGAGTATCCAATTAGACTTGTGACACCTCATTGTAAAGATTCTTTATTTAACCAACATATTGGAGATATTGATGGTATATCAAGTATATATCTATCAACAAAAAATATTGAAAACTTTCAGGAGGGGGAGATAGTTATTGTTTCATCTCAAAATGGAAGTATTTTATCCCAAGTAAAAATTGATTCAAATTTAAAAAAAGATGAAGCTTATATTTTTATGCAATGGAGTAAAAAACAGGGCAATCCAAATTTTTTAACAAATAGTCTTTCCTCTGATATTGGTGGTCAAGTTGCATATTACGATACTTTTATAAATATAAGAAAAAGTATTGTTTAAAACTTGTAAACTAATTTGACAAGTTAATATAAAAAAAATATAATGACCTTGAATTTATACAAACTTATTCTAGGAGGAAATATGGAAATATTAGCACATAGAGGTGCATCTGGAACTGCGCCTGAAAATACAATTGCAGCATTTAAAAAAGCTTTAATTGATGGATGTGATGGTTTCGAGTTTGACGTTCAACAAACAAAAGATGGGAAAATTGTTGTATTTCATGATTGGACTTTAGAAAGAACTAGTAACGGTCAAGGACATTTAAGAGATTATACATTGGAAGAGCTAAAAAAATTAGATGTAGGAAGTTGGTTTAGTGATAAATTTAAAGGAGAACAAATTCCAACTTTAGAGGAAACTTTAGATATTATTCCAGATGATAAACTTATTAATATTGAATTAAAAGAGGAGCACTCTGTTGAAAGAGGTACTGAAAATAAAGTTCTAGAAATAATTAAAAGATATCCGAATAAAAATATTATCGTTTCATCTTTTAGCCATAATCTTTTAAAAAATTTAAAAGAGTTAGATAGCTCTATTAAGGTGGGTATTCTTTTAGAAAGTGCTCTTGTTAATTTAGATAAATATATTGAAAATTTAGGTTTTAACATAGATGGATATCATCCTAGCAAAAGTTTTCTTAATCAAAAAGATGTTAATTACCTAAACTCTAAAAATATAGATATTAATGTTTGGACTGTTAATTCTTCTAAAGATGCTAAAATATTAAAAGATATGGGTGTTACAAGAATAATCACTAATTTTCCAAAAGAGATTAAAAAGTAATTATATAAAAAAGAGGTCTTAATAAACTTAGACCTCTTTTTTTAGGATATATTTTATTTTTTTATACTCTTAATTGCATCTGAAAGATCATTAATCTCTTCTAAAGACATCTTTCGAAGTTCATTTCTTAAAGCAATTTGTTTTTTTATATACATGTCTCTTTTTAAAGAGTAAAACATTGTAAATATCATTATTGGAAATAAAATCAATAATGGAAAAGCTATTATAATTGAAGCGGTTTTAAGCATATTTAATCCTCCAGCAAATATTAGAGCTATGGCCAGAAGAGATTGTGTAATACCCCATATTAACTTTTTATAACTTGGAGGATTTAAATCTCCATCTGAACTCATCATTCCTAAAACATATGTAGCAGAATCAGCTGAAGTTATAAAAAATGATCCTAATAACAGTATTGCTATTCCACTCATTAAGGCTCCAAATCTATATTGACCAAAAACTAAGAATAATGCTGTTTCTGTATTTTCCACTGCCACTGTTGCAAACTCTTTTCCAAGAGTTATACCTAAAGTTCCAAAGGCTGAAAACCAAATAAAAGAAACAATAGATGGTATTATAACTACTCCAATTACAAACTCTCTTATAGTTCTTCCCTTTGATATTCTAGCAATAAAAGTTCCAACAAAAGGTGTCCATGCAACCCAGTTAGACCAATAAAATATTGTCCATGCTGACATCCATTTATTATCACCGAAACTATTTGTTTTTAAACTAATTTTTAAAAAGTTATTTAAATAGTTTCCTAAATTTTCAGAAAAAACATTAAATATCGATATAGTAGGTCCTAATATAATAACCATTAATAGTAATACAACAGATATTAATACATTTATATTTGAAAGTATTTTTATGCCTTTATCTAAAGATCCCAAAGCTGAAGCTATAAATATAACTGTTACAATAGTTATTATAACTATTTGGCTTAATATGCTATTTGGTATATTAAAAAGATAGTTTAATCCACTATTTATTTGTAAGGCTCCTAACCCTAAAGTTGTTGCAACACCAGTTATTGTAGCTAAAATTGCGATTATATCTATTATAGTTTTCACTTTTTTTTCATAGGATTTCCCTTTTAAAATAGGTGAAAAGAGAGAACTTATAAGTCCTTTTTCTCCCTTTCTAAATTGAAAATATGCCATTGCCAATGCTAAAAAACTATAAATTGCCCAAGGATGAATACCCCAATGAAAAAATGATGTTTTAAAAGCAAAATCTATTGCCTCTTTAGTTCCGCCATCTATCCCTCCTATTGGATAAGCATAATGAGTCATTGGTTCAGCTACTCCAAAGAACACTAATCCTACTCCCATTCCTGCAGAAAAAAGCATAGAAAACCAAGAAAGGTTAGAGTACTCAGGTTTAGAATTATCTTTTCCAAGTTTTATATTTCCATAACTACTACAACATAGAAATAAACAAACTAATGCTATTACAAGTACAATGATTAAATATAAAAATCCAAAGTTTGTAATTATAGAATCAAGAAGATTTGTCGTAGCTTTTTCAAAAGTAATTTTGTCCAAACCAATTATTGATAAAATGACAAAAATAATTAAAAATGTTGTATAAAATATGGTGTTTTCTTTAGGTATAGCTTTTTCTAAAATTTTTGTTTTTTTATCAATTTCACCAGAGTTTTTGCCGTTGTCATAACTATAGCTTCCCATATTATTCCTCCTTTAAACCATTAGTTTTATCCATAAAAAAGACAAAATATAGTTGATAATAAAAATATAAGGTAGATAATATAATTTTCTAAAGAATTAGTTAATTTGTTTCTATTAAAATAAATTTTTCTTCGACTGTTATTACTTTTGTTTATATAGTTTAAATTTACAGTATTTAAAAATTTCATAACTATCTACCTCCTTTTTATACTAACTATGTTGTAAATATATTCAAAAATTTATTTTATAATCCTTTTTATCTTTATTTGAATTTATTTTTCTTAATTTATGATTATAGGTTTTTTATGTTATGGCAAATAAAAATCACAGAACTGTGTCTGTGATCTGTCTTTTTTTATTTTTTAAACATCATCTCTCTTAATTCATTTCCAACAACTTCAATTTTTTCATCTTTACATCTATTTCTCATAGTTTTTAAAATTGGATATCCCGCTTGCCCTTCTAAAATAAAATCTTTAGCGAATCTTCCATTTCTAATATCCTCTAAAACTTCTTTCATATTCTCTCTACTCTCTTTTGTAACAATCTTTTTTCCAGTTGTATAGTCTCCATATTCAGCAGTATTTGAAATCGATTCTCTCATTGCTGCAAACCCTTTTGAATAGATTAAATCTACTATTAATTTCATCTCATGAACACATTCAAAATATGCTAATTTTTCATCATAGCCTGCATCTAATAGTGTTTCATAACCTGCTTTCATTAATTCTACTAATCCCCCACATAAAACAGCTTGTTCTCCAAATAAATCTGTTTCTGTTTCATCTTTAAAGGTAGTTTCTAAAACCCCTAAATTCAAACAAACTCCCTTAGCCCAATCTTTAGCCAATTGAAGTGTTTCTTTAGACGGATCTTGATAAACAGAGATTAAGGCAGGTACTCCCTCTTTTTCTAAAAATTTTTCTCTCACTTTATGACCTGGAGACTTTGGTGCAACCATAAACACATTTAAATCCTCTCTTGGAGTAATTTGTGAATAATGAATATTAAAACCATGAGCAAATCCTAAAAACGCTCCATTTTTCAGCTCACTCTTTAAGTAATTTTTATATAATTCTGGTTGGTTTTCATCAGGTACTAAAAGCATAGCTACATCTGCAACTCTTGCTCCATCCTTCAAATTTAAAACTTCAAAGCCATCCTCTTTAGCTCTATCCCAACTTTGACTATCCTCTCTTAATGCTACACTTACATTATAACCGCAATCTTTTAAATTTAAAGCATGTGCATGCCCTTGTGACCCATACCCAAATACAACAACCTTTTTTCCTGATAAACTCATAACAACTCCTCCTCATATCTATTTTTATTTTAAACCTCTAATCCTCTACTCATTGCTGATACACCTGTTCTTGCTATCTCTAAAACATTAAAATTTTTAATAAGCTTTAAAAAACCATCTATTTTTCCAATATCTCCTGTTATCTCAACAATTAAACTTTCAAGTGCTACATCTACAACTGACCCTCTATATATATCTAATATTTGAAGTAACTCCTGTCTATTTTTAGAATTAACTTTTATTTTTATTAAAACTAACTCTCTAAAAACACTCTCTCTTGAAAAAGCTTTAATAAACTCAACATCAAATAATTTTTCAGCTTGTACAATAACTTGATTTAATGTGTATTCATCCCAAAATCCAGTTATTGTCATTCTTACAGTATCCTCTGGATATCCCTCTCCAGCCGTTATATTTTCTATATTAATACCTCTTTTTTGAAATAAACCAGATATTTTATTTAAAACTCCAGGTTTATTTTTCATAACCAATAAAATTCTTTTGGCATCCATAGATTATTCACCTCCAATTGTATGTTCATAAGATTTTCCAGCTGGTATTATTGGATAGACATTGTGTTTATAAGACATTTGAATATCAACTAAATAAGGTTTATCATTTTCTAATATCTCCTTTAATCTTTTAAGATTATCTACATTATCTATTTTTTCACCCTCTATAAAATGAGCATTTCCTAATTTTACAAAGTCTGGATTAACATCTAAAATTACACTAGAGTACCTTTTTTCATTAAATAACTCTTGCCACTGCTTTACCATTCCCAAAGCTCCATTATTAAAAATAAGTATTTTTACAGGTAGATTATATTGAGCTAATAAAATCAACTCCTGTTGATTCATTTGAAACCCTCCATCACCTAATATAGCTAATACTTTTTTATCTCTGTTAGCTATTTGAGCTCCAATTGCTGCAGGTAATCCATACCCCATTGTTCCTGCTCCACCAGATGTGCAAAATTGAAATGGTTTTTTTATATCTAAATGCTGTGCTGTAAACATCTGATGTTGACCAACATCAGTTACTACAATGTAATTTTCATCTAAAATTTCATTTAACATTTTCAATGTAGTGATTTGGTTTAGTTCTCTTTCTTTAAACACATCAACTTTTTCCAAACTCTCTCTCCAACTCTCATAATAAACTTTTAAATCCAATTTTAAAAGTCTATTAAAAATATCTTTAGCATTCCCTATAATTGGAAGATCTACAACTATATTTTTGTTTATTTCCGCTTTATCTAACTCTATATGTATCTTTTTAGAGTTTGGTGAAAATCTTTTTTTATCCCCTACTATCCTATCATCAAATCTCATTCCAACACATATCAATAGATCACATTCATCAACAGCTCTATTAGCTTCTATTAATCCATGCATACCTATCATTCCTAAGTACCCTTTATCATCTTTATTAAATATTCCTAAACCCATAAGTGTTGAAACAACAGGAATCTTAGTTCTATTTATAAACTCTCTTACCTCTTCTACACACCGAGCATTTAAAACTCCTCCTCCTATTACTAATACTGGATTTTTTGAACTATTAAAATAATTTTCAAACTCCTCAATCTCTTTATCTGTATAAGTTGGTTTAAATTTTCTCATCTCTTGAATATCCTTTTTTAAAAGTATCTCAAATAAAGAGTAATCAACTACTTGTTCTTGAATATTTTTAGGAATATCTACTAAAACTGGTCCTGGTCTTCCATGTTTTGATAGTGTATAAGCCTCTTTCAATATCTCTGGAAGATCACATATATCTCTCACTAAGTAGTTATTTTTAGTAATCGGAGATGTTATTCCAATAATATCACTCTCTTGAAAAGAATCCTTTCCTAAAAATGACGTACTCACTTGTCCTGTTATAACAAGTAAGGGTATAGAGTCCATATGAGCAGTCATTATTCCTGTAACTAAATTTGTCGCTCCAGGACCAGATGTTGCTAAACAAACTCCAGGAACCTTTTTAGTTCTTGCATAACCATCTGCACTATGAACCGCCCCTTGTTCATGTCTTGTCATATAGTGATTTATCCCTTTAAAATCATATAGTGCATCATAAATAGGAATTACAGCTCCACCTGGATATCCAAAAATATCTTTAACTCCTAAATACTTTAATGTTTCTAAAACTATTTTAGCTCCTGTTATTTTTTTCATACTCTCCTCCTATTTCATAACTGCTCCCTCTGATGCATCTGAAACTAACTTCATATATTTTTGTAGCATTCTATTTTTTACATTTTTTTCTAAAATAGACATATTTTTTTTCCTTTCCTCTATCTCTTCATTAGAAACTAATAGCTCTAGTTTTTTATTGGGTATATCTATTTCAATATAATCTCCATCCTTTACGTAAGCTATAAGTCCACCATCTAAAGCTTCTGGTGATATATGGCCTATAGCTGCTCCTCTAGAACCACCTGAAAATCTTCCATCTGTTATTAAAGCACAATACATATCTAGTCCCATTCCAGAAAGAGCTCCTGTTGGAGATAACATCTCTCTCATTCCTGGTCCTCCTTTAGGTCCTTCATACTTAATAACAATTACATCTCCCTTTTCAATATTCCCACCTAAGATAGCCTCTGTAGCACTTTCTTCACAATTAAATACTTTAGCAGTTCCCTTATGAACTAACATACTTGGATGTACTGCACCTGATTTTACAACAGCACCTTTTGGTGCTAAATTTCCTTTTAATATAGATATACCTCCACTAGTAAAATATGGATTGGAAAAATCTCTAATGACATCTTTATCTAAAACTCTTCCATTTTCTGCAACTTCTAAAATATTTCTTAATGAAACTGTATTATTTGATTTTAAAAGGTTATATTTTTTTAAAACATTTAATACAGCACTTACTCCACCAGCCTCATTAAAATCCTCTATAAAAATTGAACTAGCAGGAGATAGTTTTACAATCTGTTTTGTCTTTTTAGATATTTCATCAAAGACATTTAAATCTAAACTTATTCCTCCTTCATAAGCTATTGCTGGAATATGTAACGTAGTATTTGTTGAGCCACCTAAAGCCATATCTACCACAACAGAGTTATATAGACTATCTCTATTTAAAATATCTCTTGCTTTTATATCTCTTTTTAATAACTCCATTATTTGCATTCCTGTTTCTTTTGCTAGTCTCTTTCTCTTTGAATAAACACTAGGTATTGTTCCATTTCCAGGAAGTGCTATTCCTAAAGCTTCAGTTAAACAGTTCATTGTATTTGCAGTATACATTCCAGAACATGACCCACATGTTTTGCAAACTTCATGCTCAGCTTCATTTAACTCTTCTAGTGTCATCTCTTTATTCTGAACTTTTCCAACATACTCAAAAAGATCTGATATCCCTATTTTTTTACCTTGAAATTTCCCAGCTAGCATTGGACCTCCACTTACAAAAATAGATGGAAGATTTAATCTCATAGCTGCCATTAGCATCCCTGGAACAACCTTATCACAACTAGGCATAAAAACTAATGCATCAAAAGGCATGGCATAAACTGTTGCTTCAATAGAGTCAGCTATAATCTCCCTTGTTGGAAGAGAGTTATTCATTCCCTCATGTCCCATGGCTATCCCATCACAAATAGCTATAGTATTAAATTCCATAGGAACTCCTCCAGACATATAGATTCCAGCCTTCACCTCTTCTACAAGCTCTTTTAAATGAATATGTCCTGGAACTAACTCATTATATGAGTTGACAACTCCTATTTTAGGAAGAGCTATCTCCTTATCAGTTAACCCCATTGAATAAAACAGTGACCTATGTGGTGCTCTTGTTAACCCCTTTGTTACAACATCGCTTCTCATTACTAACCTCCTCCAAGTAAAAAATATATAAAAAAAGAGCTTAAATCCGTAGACTTAAGCTCTTAAAACTTCTAACTATTGCTCAAGCCTTTATTTTTTAAACAAAATAAGGCTTGAATATTTTCAGAGAAACAACTCGTCAAATCCAAACCCAAAAGCATATTATTATAATTATAGTAAATAGGTTTTTGAATTTGTTCATGAGTGCTTCCTCCTTTTTCTAATTTTTATAGATTTTATATTAATTTTTTTTAAATGTCAACATTTTTTTATTTTTTTAAAATCCAAAGGGGTTATATCTAACACTTGATCCTACAGATTTACTTTTTGTCATTGTTCTTTCAACTGAGTTTGAGTGAGTCGTTGTATTTGAATTTCTTGTTGTAGTTGTCATAGTTCCATTAGAACCATATGGTTGTGTATATGTCTCAGTTTTACTAGTTCCAACAGTATTTGATGTTGACGTTCCTGTTTTATGAGTTTCTGTAACTGTTTTATTTTTTCCATATATTTCATTACTAAATCCACTGCCCGTATGTCCAAAACTACTACTGCTTGAACTTCCAAAATTATTATTAAAATTACGTTCGAAATCATGGTTAAAAGAGTTGTTGTTTGATCCGTTATATAATGCCGTAGCTAATATTGTATTAGCCACTAAATTCATATCTAATCCATTTCCTCTTGTTTGTTGTCCCTCATATGATGTTGCAGCACATCCTGTTAAAATAAAAAATATTAGTAAAATTCCATTTATCTTTTTCATACTCTATCTCCTTTTTTAATAATTAAATTAATTTTTTACATTATATACTACTATAAAAATATTGATATTTATTTTTTTATACACGAATCCTTCAAAAAAGTACATGATTTTTTATTTTTGTTGAATTTTCCACAATTTTATTATATACTTATCTAAATATATTTTTAAAGGTGAGTTATATGAAAGAAATCCTAAGAGAAATAGGAATGATTAGTCGATGTTGTGCAACTATTAGTGATATTGAATTTAAAGAGATTAATCTTTCAAAAGGTCAATATCTATATCTTGTAAGAAT
This window encodes:
- the ilvD gene encoding dihydroxy-acid dehydratase, yielding MRSDVVTKGLTRAPHRSLFYSMGLTDKEIALPKIGVVNSYNELVPGHIHLKELVEEVKAGIYMSGGVPMEFNTIAICDGIAMGHEGMNNSLPTREIIADSIEATVYAMPFDALVFMPSCDKVVPGMLMAAMRLNLPSIFVSGGPMLAGKFQGKKIGISDLFEYVGKVQNKEMTLEELNEAEHEVCKTCGSCSGMYTANTMNCLTEALGIALPGNGTIPSVYSKRKRLAKETGMQIMELLKRDIKARDILNRDSLYNSVVVDMALGGSTNTTLHIPAIAYEGGISLDLNVFDEISKKTKQIVKLSPASSIFIEDFNEAGGVSAVLNVLKKYNLLKSNNTVSLRNILEVAENGRVLDKDVIRDFSNPYFTSGGISILKGNLAPKGAVVKSGAVHPSMLVHKGTAKVFNCEESATEAILGGNIEKGDVIVIKYEGPKGGPGMREMLSPTGALSGMGLDMYCALITDGRFSGGSRGAAIGHISPEALDGGLIAYVKDGDYIEIDIPNKKLELLVSNEEIEERKKNMSILEKNVKNRMLQKYMKLVSDASEGAVMK
- a CDS encoding BCCT family transporter, producing the protein MGSYSYDNGKNSGEIDKKTKILEKAIPKENTIFYTTFLIIFVILSIIGLDKITFEKATTNLLDSIITNFGFLYLIIVLVIALVCLFLCCSSYGNIKLGKDNSKPEYSNLSWFSMLFSAGMGVGLVFFGVAEPMTHYAYPIGGIDGGTKEAIDFAFKTSFFHWGIHPWAIYSFLALAMAYFQFRKGEKGLISSLFSPILKGKSYEKKVKTIIDIIAILATITGVATTLGLGALQINSGLNYLFNIPNSILSQIVIITIVTVIFIASALGSLDKGIKILSNINVLISVVLLLMVIILGPTISIFNVFSENLGNYLNNFLKISLKTNSFGDNKWMSAWTIFYWSNWVAWTPFVGTFIARISKGRTIREFVIGVVIIPSIVSFIWFSAFGTLGITLGKEFATVAVENTETALFLVFGQYRFGALMSGIAILLLGSFFITSADSATYVLGMMSSDGDLNPPSYKKLIWGITQSLLAIALIFAGGLNMLKTASIIIAFPLLILFPIMIFTMFYSLKRDMYIKKQIALRNELRKMSLEEINDLSDAIKSIKK
- a CDS encoding molybdopterin-dependent oxidoreductase, whose protein sequence is MEIFKNSCSLDCFDVCKIDVYKENGKVVKLQGNKEHNLTDGFLCSKGLKHLNRLYDENRILKPLLKVGEGFKEISFEEALDILKNRLSEIKNSNSTNSIIHYSESGAGGLLKGIHDIFFNFLGGISTASGGTCWSAGCAAHDYDFGGRKTSDLDDMKNAKVIILWSRNPAITSVHLYKKLIEMKKLGVKIITIDFRTNETSVISDLHINVKSGSDGALALALCKMAFEHNLVDYNFSKNNIVGFETFKEYLDTITLDELLLDCGITKDTITKLLDYISLGNIMTFIGYGLQRYVNGGNSVRAIDALMSITGNVGKSGTGVFYSSKIYPQVLDRDPYKSSNFAKNSREFPITKFSEFVAENEIKAIFISKANPLNQLPNLNKTLEAYKSIPLKVCFDMFLTDTAKNSDLIIPVTNTLESEDIIYSSMLMPSLMYNEKVVEPLDYRMEEFEFFKELAKILDLKNYPQVSKTEYLNKVLAPLNINVEDLKKQDLNIEKGYIAWEDKKFKTPSEKIEIYSETALADGFEPMPIFMKATKGSDEYPIRLVTPHCKDSLFNQHIGDIDGISSIYLSTKNIENFQEGEIVIVSSQNGSILSQVKIDSNLKKDEAYIFMQWSKKQGNPNFLTNSLSSDIGGQVAYYDTFINIRKSIV
- the ilvB gene encoding biosynthetic-type acetolactate synthase large subunit — protein: MKKITGAKIVLETLKYLGVKDIFGYPGGAVIPIYDALYDFKGINHYMTRHEQGAVHSADGYARTKKVPGVCLATSGPGATNLVTGIMTAHMDSIPLLVITGQVSTSFLGKDSFQESDIIGITSPITKNNYLVRDICDLPEILKEAYTLSKHGRPGPVLVDIPKNIQEQVVDYSLFEILLKKDIQEMRKFKPTYTDKEIEEFENYFNSSKNPVLVIGGGVLNARCVEEVREFINRTKIPVVSTLMGLGIFNKDDKGYLGMIGMHGLIEANRAVDECDLLICVGMRFDDRIVGDKKRFSPNSKKIHIELDKAEINKNIVVDLPIIGNAKDIFNRLLKLDLKVYYESWRESLEKVDVFKERELNQITTLKMLNEILDENYIVVTDVGQHQMFTAQHLDIKKPFQFCTSGGAGTMGYGLPAAIGAQIANRDKKVLAILGDGGFQMNQQELILLAQYNLPVKILIFNNGALGMVKQWQELFNEKRYSSVILDVNPDFVKLGNAHFIEGEKIDNVDNLKRLKEILENDKPYLVDIQMSYKHNVYPIIPAGKSYEHTIGGE
- a CDS encoding glycerophosphodiester phosphodiesterase, which encodes MEILAHRGASGTAPENTIAAFKKALIDGCDGFEFDVQQTKDGKIVVFHDWTLERTSNGQGHLRDYTLEELKKLDVGSWFSDKFKGEQIPTLEETLDIIPDDKLINIELKEEHSVERGTENKVLEIIKRYPNKNIIVSSFSHNLLKNLKELDSSIKVGILLESALVNLDKYIENLGFNIDGYHPSKSFLNQKDVNYLNSKNIDINVWTVNSSKDAKILKDMGVTRIITNFPKEIKK
- the ilvN gene encoding acetolactate synthase small subunit, with amino-acid sequence MDAKRILLVMKNKPGVLNKISGLFQKRGINIENITAGEGYPEDTVRMTITGFWDEYTLNQVIVQAEKLFDVEFIKAFSRESVFRELVLIKIKVNSKNRQELLQILDIYRGSVVDVALESLIVEITGDIGKIDGFLKLIKNFNVLEIARTGVSAMSRGLEV
- the ilvC gene encoding ketol-acid reductoisomerase, with protein sequence MSLSGKKVVVFGYGSQGHAHALNLKDCGYNVSVALREDSQSWDRAKEDGFEVLNLKDGARVADVAMLLVPDENQPELYKNYLKSELKNGAFLGFAHGFNIHYSQITPREDLNVFMVAPKSPGHKVREKFLEKEGVPALISVYQDPSKETLQLAKDWAKGVCLNLGVLETTFKDETETDLFGEQAVLCGGLVELMKAGYETLLDAGYDEKLAYFECVHEMKLIVDLIYSKGFAAMRESISNTAEYGDYTTGKKIVTKESRENMKEVLEDIRNGRFAKDFILEGQAGYPILKTMRNRCKDEKIEVVGNELREMMFKK